CGTCGACGGCCTTGCGATCGAATAGCAGGTCGATGGCGCGTGAGAGTTCCTGCGGTATGTCCGGCAAGCTGGTAGAGCTCATCAGGTTATCGTTGTGCTCGACGAGATCGATCGCTCAAGAGAAAGCGATCGCCACGAGTCGAGGCGCCGAGGGCCAGCACCGCATGCCAGCCCCTGAAACGCCCAGGCGCGAAGAACCCTCGCCCGAGGCATTCTTCGCGCCTGTCGTCCGAAGCGGAGCTGCGGGCACCGTCGGGTTCACCACCGGACGGCCCTGCCCCGGAGCCAACGGGAGTCGCGGGAGGAGCTACTCCTCCTTGATCACCCAGACCTTCACCTCCGGCCGGACCTCGGCGTGCAGGCGAATCGGCACCGAGAAGACGCCAAGGCTCTTGATCGGTTCCTCCAGCTGGATCTGCTTGCGGTCGACCTCGATTCCCTGCTCCGCGAGCTTCTCGGCGATATCTGCGCTGGTGATGGATCCGAAGAGCTTTCCTTCCTCGGCCGCCCGCGCATGGAAGGTGATGGACACCCCCTCGAGGGTGCTGGCACGCTTGCGGGCCTCCGCCAGCAGCTCGGCCGCACGCTGCGCGAGCTTGGCCTTCTCCCGCTCGATCCGGCGGACGTTCGCCTCAGTGGCCTCGTAGGCGAGCCCCTTCGGGATCAGGTAATTGCGGGCATACCCGGGCTTGACCGTTACGATCTCCCCCGCATTGCCCAGGCTATCGAGCGCCTCCCTGAGAATCACCTGCATGATGTCGACTCCTTGCGATAGGCTGGCCGCGCGCGACGGCGGCCCCAACGAATCACGATCGGGTGGCGGCGACGGCGCGCCCCCTCACATCGAGCCACGTATCCCCCAGGCCAACCACGACGGCGGCGCCCAGGACCAATGGGTAGAGAAAGATCGCCGCCAGCGCTCCGAAGAGGATCATCACCACCGAAGACGCCCCGACGGACACGAACAGGAAGACACCCACGCCCCGGA
The sequence above is drawn from the Longimicrobiaceae bacterium genome and encodes:
- the rplI gene encoding 50S ribosomal protein L9 translates to MQVILREALDSLGNAGEIVTVKPGYARNYLIPKGLAYEATEANVRRIEREKAKLAQRAAELLAEARKRASTLEGVSITFHARAAEEGKLFGSITSADIAEKLAEQGIEVDRKQIQLEEPIKSLGVFSVPIRLHAEVRPEVKVWVIKEE